CAAGTCGAAGCGGGCGGCGCCATCGAGGTCGGGAGTGGCGCCCAGCGTCGCGGAGACCGGGCAGGGGACGTGCGAGAGCCGCGCCTTGGCCCGGGCCAGCATCTCGGGCGAGGTGTCCAGCAGGTGGAGCGATCCGGCGCGCGGCCCTAGCTCACCAGCCAGCAGGGTGGAACTGAGTCCAGTGCCGCAGCCGATATCAAGAATTCGCAGCGACGGACCCGTTCGCGCCACGCCTGCGTCGGCCAGCAGCAACCGGTACTGTTCCGGCAGGCTGTCCCACATGTCGCGATGCACGTCGTCGTAAACGTCGGCTTCCACGTCGTGAAAAACCACGTTTACGGTTTCGTGAAAATGTTCGAGCGTCGACCGGCTTCCGTACTTTGCCAACAACGGGCGCAGAACGTCAAGTGGTTCGGCTGAGGAGCTGAACTTCATTCTCTCCTTATCCTCCAGCTTCAGGGGGTTTGGGAAAAGCGTACCATGACGAAGCCCAAATGGGAGTAGTTCGTAATCCAGATGTAGTACCAGAGGAGTCACACGGGGAGAGGACACCAGGGCCCGGCGGACCAAAAAGGTCGGAATTTAAGTCGCAGAAGGGGAACGCAGTTGCCTGAAATTGTACTGCGTGGTACAAATGAAACAGGACCTATTCGGTCGCAGATAAACATTTTCTCTACCGATGCTGAAGCTGACCAAGAAATCGGACTACGGGCTGATCGCCCTGCGGCACCTTGCCGCGGCGCAGTACGGGTCCGGCGCGGCGACAGCGAAGGAGATTGCCGAGACCTACCGGATTCCGCTGCCGCTGCTGGCGAAGGTGTTGCAGTTGCTGGTGCGGGGGCGATTCCTGGTTTCCGAGCAGGGCGCGGGCGGCGGCTACAAGCTGGCCCGGGATGCGCGGGCGATCTCGACCCTGGAAGTGATCCGCGCCATTGATGGCCCGATCTTCCTGGCCTCCTGCTTCCATGACCAGGAAGTGTGCGACCAGCACGAGACCTGCACGGTCAAAGAGCCGCTACGCAAGGTGCACGAAGGAATCCAACGGCTGCTGGCCGGCATCTCAATTCATGACCTGGCCGCGGACACGATGGAAGTGCCCGTACCGGCCGGTCCCGTTCCGGGCATGGTGTGGGCGATCGAGACCACGCCGCCGCGAAACGCACCCACGGAGTCCACAAAAACATGAAGCTGCCAATCTACATGGATAACCACGCGACCACGCCGGTGGATCCGCGCGTGCTCGATACGATGCTGCCGTATTTCAAGGAGCATTTCGGCAACGC
This DNA window, taken from Bryobacteraceae bacterium, encodes the following:
- a CDS encoding Rrf2 family transcriptional regulator, whose translation is MLKLTKKSDYGLIALRHLAAAQYGSGAATAKEIAETYRIPLPLLAKVLQLLVRGRFLVSEQGAGGGYKLARDARAISTLEVIRAIDGPIFLASCFHDQEVCDQHETCTVKEPLRKVHEGIQRLLAGISIHDLAADTMEVPVPAGPVPGMVWAIETTPPRNAPTESTKT